One stretch of Muribaculum intestinale DNA includes these proteins:
- a CDS encoding NAD(P)H-dependent glycerol-3-phosphate dehydrogenase gives MDNNMPHPLPGRIAVMGGGSWATALAKLIIRNEERIIWYMRRDDRIEEFRRIGHNPAYLSDVEFPIDRIDFTSDINAAARDADTLLMAMPSPYFKSHLAKLDTNISDKNIVIATKGIIPDENQLVTDYLEERYNIDPSRMIVVSGPCHAEEVALGRLSYLTVGSESKDAAEAFARCLNGPAMRTLISGDVRGIEYGGVLKNVYAIASGIVHGMKAGDNFQAILVANAAKEMERFIDKAVGGERCICHSVYLGDLLVTAYSKFSRNHNFGSMIGRGCAVRRAMMEMEMVTEGYYAAKCMHEINLVIGADMPILEGVYDILYRSLPAAKIMERISHHLT, from the coding sequence ATGGATAACAATATGCCACACCCGCTGCCCGGACGGATTGCCGTCATGGGCGGCGGCTCATGGGCAACTGCCCTTGCAAAACTTATCATACGCAATGAAGAGCGTATAATATGGTACATGAGGCGCGACGACCGGATAGAGGAATTCAGACGTATCGGTCATAATCCGGCATATCTGTCGGATGTAGAATTCCCAATCGACCGCATAGACTTCACGAGCGATATAAATGCCGCGGCAAGAGATGCAGACACGTTGCTCATGGCGATGCCTTCCCCATACTTCAAAAGCCATCTTGCAAAGCTCGATACCAACATTTCGGACAAAAATATTGTTATAGCTACAAAGGGGATAATCCCCGATGAAAATCAGCTTGTCACCGACTATCTTGAAGAACGATACAATATCGACCCTTCGAGAATGATTGTCGTGTCCGGTCCGTGCCATGCCGAAGAGGTGGCTCTCGGACGTCTGAGCTACCTTACCGTAGGCTCAGAAAGCAAGGATGCCGCCGAGGCTTTCGCCCGTTGTCTTAATGGCCCGGCGATGCGCACGCTTATATCCGGCGATGTGCGCGGTATCGAATATGGCGGTGTGCTTAAAAACGTTTATGCCATAGCCTCGGGAATAGTCCACGGAATGAAGGCAGGCGACAACTTCCAGGCTATCCTTGTAGCCAATGCAGCAAAAGAGATGGAGCGTTTTATAGACAAGGCTGTGGGCGGCGAACGCTGTATATGCCATTCGGTATATCTCGGCGACCTGCTTGTAACTGCCTATTCAAAATTTTCACGCAACCACAATTTCGGTTCCATGATAGGCCGCGGATGCGCCGTGCGCCGCGCCATGATGGAAATGGAGATGGTAACCGAGGGGTACTATGCAGCCAAATGCATGCATGAGATAAACCTCGTCATCGGAGCCGACATGCCAATACTCGAAGGCGTATACGATATCCTCTATCGCTCTCTGCCGGCAGCAAAGATAATGGAACGCATCAGCCATCATCTTACATAA
- the lysS gene encoding lysine--tRNA ligase, whose protein sequence is MNLLELSEQEIIRRGSLDEMRNRGIDPYPAALYPVDAYTTEIKETFSDDAPQREVCVAGRIMSRRIMGKASFMELQDSRGRIQVYISRDDLCPGEDKDLYNVVFKKLLDIGDFVGVKGFVFRTQTGEISVHAKKLTVLSKSLRPLPIVKVKDGVTYDAFDDPELRYRRRYVDLVVNDGVKEIFIKRTKVFNSMRQFFNEAGYMEVETPILQSIPGGAAARPFITHHNALDIPLYLRIADELYLKRLIVGGFEGVYEFSKNFRNEGMDRTHNPEFTCMEIYVAYKDYNWMMDFTERMLEKICMDVNGTTEVKVGDNVISFKAPFKRITMRDAILEHTGFDINGKNEEELRAAARGMGIEVDDTMGKGKLIDEMFGEKCEGSYIQPTFITDYPIEMSPLTKRHRDNPELTERFELMVNGKELANAYSELNDPIDQYERFVEQMRLAEKGDDEAMIIDKDFIRALEYGMPPTSGMGIGMDRLVMLMTGQTTIQEVLLFPQMRPEKVEKRDNAEAYATAGVPAEWVPVLQKAGVYTVAQLATANPGKLFQDICGLNKKFKLELKNPSQEDVKNWVVASASQKEEEAE, encoded by the coding sequence ATCAACTTACTTGAACTCAGCGAACAAGAGATTATACGCCGCGGCTCGCTCGACGAGATGCGCAACCGCGGTATCGATCCCTATCCTGCCGCCCTCTATCCGGTCGACGCATATACCACCGAAATCAAAGAAACATTCAGCGACGACGCTCCACAAAGAGAGGTGTGCGTGGCCGGACGTATCATGAGCCGACGCATCATGGGAAAAGCATCGTTCATGGAACTTCAGGACTCCAGAGGACGCATACAGGTATATATTTCTCGCGATGATTTATGTCCGGGCGAAGACAAGGATCTCTACAACGTAGTGTTCAAGAAACTCCTTGACATAGGCGACTTCGTAGGAGTGAAGGGCTTTGTGTTCCGCACCCAGACCGGCGAGATATCCGTCCATGCCAAGAAGCTCACAGTACTGAGCAAATCGCTGCGCCCGCTACCTATAGTGAAAGTGAAGGACGGTGTCACATACGATGCTTTCGATGACCCCGAACTACGCTATCGCCGCCGTTATGTCGACCTTGTGGTCAACGACGGTGTGAAAGAAATCTTCATCAAGCGCACAAAGGTATTCAACTCCATGCGTCAGTTCTTCAACGAGGCCGGCTACATGGAAGTGGAGACCCCTATACTACAGTCGATCCCCGGCGGAGCGGCAGCCCGTCCATTCATTACCCACCATAATGCTCTCGACATACCCCTGTATCTTCGTATCGCCGACGAGCTATATCTCAAGCGCCTCATTGTAGGTGGATTCGAGGGTGTATACGAGTTCTCCAAGAACTTCCGCAACGAAGGCATGGACCGTACCCACAATCCGGAGTTTACCTGTATGGAAATCTATGTAGCCTACAAGGACTACAACTGGATGATGGACTTCACCGAACGCATGCTTGAGAAGATATGCATGGATGTAAACGGCACCACCGAGGTAAAAGTCGGCGACAACGTAATATCATTCAAGGCACCTTTCAAACGCATCACCATGCGCGACGCTATCCTCGAGCACACAGGATTCGACATCAACGGCAAGAACGAGGAAGAACTGAGAGCGGCTGCCCGCGGCATGGGCATCGAAGTGGATGACACTATGGGCAAGGGCAAGCTCATCGACGAAATGTTTGGCGAGAAATGTGAAGGCTCATATATCCAGCCTACCTTCATCACCGATTATCCCATCGAGATGTCGCCCCTTACCAAGCGCCACCGCGACAATCCCGAACTTACCGAGCGCTTCGAACTCATGGTCAACGGCAAGGAGCTTGCCAACGCCTACTCTGAGCTCAACGACCCCATCGACCAGTATGAACGCTTTGTCGAGCAGATGCGTCTTGCCGAGAAAGGCGATGACGAAGCCATGATTATCGACAAGGACTTCATACGTGCTCTCGAATACGGTATGCCCCCCACCTCAGGCATGGGTATCGGCATGGACCGTCTGGTAATGCTCATGACCGGCCAGACCACAATACAGGAAGTGCTTCTCTTCCCGCAGATGCGCCCCGAAAAAGTAGAAAAACGTGATAATGCTGAAGCATATGCCACGGCAGGCGTACCGGCCGAATGGGTACCGGTATTGCAGAAAGCCGGCGTATATACCGTAGCCCAGCTCGCCACAGCCAATCCGGGGAAACTGTTCCAGGATATCTGCGGTCTCAACAAAAAATTCAAACTCGAACTCAAGAATCCCTCACAGGAGGATGTAAAGAACTGGGTGGTCGCATCTGCGTCGCAAAAGGAAGAGGAGGCTGAATAA
- a CDS encoding HDIG domain-containing metalloprotein yields MTTDYQAIIDKYYPASGDNPLMREIYMKHACQVADMAVALNEAARLGLDADMVRGAAMLHDIGICRTKAPGIHCLGEEPYIRHGIIGAGMLREEGAPEEWARVAETHTGTGLTAEDIVQQQLPLPECDYMPESILEKLVCYADKFYSKSGAMEKRTVAKARAALARHGGDSLMRFDAMHRMFGYV; encoded by the coding sequence ATGACTACTGATTATCAGGCTATAATCGACAAATATTATCCCGCATCAGGAGACAATCCCCTGATGCGGGAAATATATATGAAGCATGCATGCCAGGTAGCCGATATGGCTGTGGCCCTTAACGAGGCGGCCCGGCTCGGACTCGATGCCGATATGGTACGCGGTGCGGCTATGCTCCACGATATAGGCATTTGCCGTACGAAAGCTCCGGGAATACATTGCTTAGGCGAAGAACCTTATATACGACATGGCATAATCGGTGCAGGGATGTTGCGCGAAGAGGGCGCTCCCGAGGAATGGGCACGTGTGGCCGAAACCCATACCGGCACAGGACTCACTGCGGAAGATATAGTCCAGCAGCAGCTGCCGCTTCCGGAATGCGACTATATGCCCGAGTCAATACTTGAGAAACTCGTATGCTATGCCGACAAATTCTATTCTAAATCGGGCGCCATGGAGAAGCGCACTGTAGCCAAAGCGAGGGCAGCCCTGGCGCGCCACGGTGGTGACTCGCTGATGCGCTTTGATGCCATGCACCGCATGTTCGGCTACGTATAG
- a CDS encoding glucose-6-phosphate isomerase: protein MEKIKLDINSVLKFVSEKEIRQIESEEATKAIDMVKNGTGEGNDFLGWYDLPSRTSMKELDEIIEVANDLRNSCEYVVSVGIGGSYLGAKAVIEALNNSFDAYTSTSKGAPKVLFAGQNIGEEYLAELQEFLKDKKFGIIVISKSGTTTEPAIAFRLLKEQLEAQAGKEAAKNLIVAITDAKRGALRQLATEESYRTFVIEDNVGGRFSVLTPVGLLPIAVAGYDIKKLVKGAAEMEKELANASDSNMAELYASTRNALYRAGKKTEILVNYNPKLHFFGEWWKQLYGESEGKDHKGIFPAAVDFSTDLHSMGQWIQDGERTIFETVISVEKSKSEKLIPSDEANLDGLNYIAGKHVDDVNKMAELGTRIAHVDGGVPNMRIIVPELSEEYLGQLIYFFEISCGISGYLLGVNPFNQPGVEAYKKNMFALLEKPGYEEATKEIKAKL, encoded by the coding sequence ATGGAAAAAATCAAATTAGACATCAACTCAGTACTGAAGTTTGTCTCAGAAAAGGAAATCCGACAGATTGAATCGGAAGAAGCCACCAAGGCTATCGACATGGTGAAGAACGGTACCGGCGAGGGAAATGACTTCCTCGGATGGTACGATCTTCCTTCTCGTACATCCATGAAAGAACTTGATGAAATCATCGAGGTGGCCAACGACCTCCGCAACTCATGCGAATATGTAGTGTCGGTAGGCATCGGTGGTTCTTATCTGGGAGCAAAAGCCGTAATCGAGGCTCTCAACAATTCATTTGACGCCTATACATCTACTTCTAAGGGTGCTCCCAAAGTACTCTTTGCCGGCCAGAATATAGGCGAGGAATATCTCGCTGAACTGCAGGAATTCCTTAAGGACAAGAAATTCGGTATCATCGTTATATCCAAGTCAGGCACCACTACCGAACCCGCCATAGCTTTCCGTCTGCTCAAGGAGCAGCTTGAGGCCCAGGCAGGCAAGGAAGCCGCCAAAAACCTCATCGTGGCCATCACCGATGCCAAGCGTGGAGCTCTGCGCCAGCTCGCAACAGAAGAGAGCTACCGTACCTTCGTAATCGAGGACAACGTGGGCGGACGTTTCTCAGTACTCACTCCGGTAGGACTTCTCCCCATTGCAGTAGCCGGCTACGATATCAAGAAGCTCGTAAAGGGTGCTGCAGAAATGGAAAAAGAACTTGCCAACGCATCCGACAGCAACATGGCCGAACTCTATGCATCGACCCGCAACGCTCTGTACCGCGCCGGTAAGAAGACAGAGATTCTTGTCAACTATAATCCTAAACTCCACTTCTTCGGAGAATGGTGGAAACAGCTTTATGGAGAAAGCGAAGGCAAGGACCACAAGGGAATCTTCCCCGCAGCTGTCGACTTCTCTACCGACCTCCACTCGATGGGCCAGTGGATACAGGATGGCGAGCGCACTATCTTCGAGACTGTAATTTCCGTTGAAAAGTCAAAATCGGAAAAACTTATCCCCTCTGACGAGGCTAATCTCGACGGTCTCAACTACATCGCCGGCAAGCATGTCGACGATGTAAACAAGATGGCCGAGCTGGGTACACGTATCGCCCATGTGGATGGCGGAGTGCCCAACATGCGTATCATTGTGCCTGAACTCTCCGAAGAGTATCTCGGACAACTTATCTATTTCTTCGAGATATCCTGCGGCATCTCCGGATATCTGCTCGGTGTGAATCCATTCAACCAGCCCGGTGTAGAGGCCTACAAAAAGAATATGTTTGCTCTTCTTGAAAAACCCGGTTATGAGGAAGCCACAAAGGAAATAAAAGCAAAACTCTGA
- a CDS encoding branched-chain amino acid aminotransferase gives MDKELDWSHLSFGYIPTDCNVRCCFRDGKWGDIEVSQSETIDLHIAATCLHYGQEIFEGLKAFRGKDGKIRVFRLEENARRIIESAKGIMMEPVPVELFTEMVKKVVKLNERFVPPYGSGASLYIRPLEIGISAQVGVKPAKEYMFIILVTPVGPYFKEGFKPTNICVMREFDRVAPKGTGRWKVGGNYAASLEAGEKAHSLGYSAVLYLDPKEKKYIDECGPANFFAIKDGKYITPASESILPSITNKSLMQLARDMGIEVEARHIPIEELAEIEEAAACGTAAVASPVAEIDDLDTGIKYVVSKDGQPGPVTTALYNRLRAIQLGEEPDVHGWNTIID, from the coding sequence ATGGATAAAGAATTAGACTGGAGCCATCTTTCATTTGGCTATATTCCTACCGATTGCAATGTACGTTGCTGCTTCCGCGACGGCAAATGGGGTGATATAGAGGTATCTCAGTCAGAGACCATCGATCTCCATATTGCAGCTACCTGCCTCCACTACGGGCAGGAGATATTCGAGGGTCTGAAGGCTTTCCGTGGAAAAGACGGAAAGATACGTGTGTTCCGCCTTGAAGAGAATGCCCGGCGTATTATAGAATCGGCTAAAGGAATCATGATGGAGCCGGTGCCCGTAGAGCTTTTTACCGAGATGGTCAAGAAGGTGGTAAAGCTTAATGAGCGCTTTGTGCCCCCGTATGGCAGCGGTGCCTCGCTTTATATCCGTCCGCTTGAAATCGGTATCTCGGCACAGGTTGGGGTAAAGCCTGCCAAGGAATATATGTTCATAATACTCGTTACTCCGGTTGGGCCGTACTTCAAGGAGGGATTTAAGCCCACCAATATATGTGTTATGCGCGAATTTGACCGTGTGGCTCCCAAGGGTACCGGACGATGGAAAGTAGGTGGCAACTATGCCGCCAGTCTTGAGGCGGGTGAGAAAGCCCATTCACTCGGATACAGTGCGGTGCTTTATCTTGATCCTAAAGAAAAGAAATATATCGACGAGTGTGGTCCGGCCAACTTCTTCGCCATAAAGGACGGCAAGTATATTACTCCGGCGTCAGAGTCTATTCTTCCCTCGATTACCAACAAGAGCCTCATGCAGCTCGCACGTGATATGGGCATCGAGGTAGAGGCGCGCCATATACCTATAGAAGAGCTCGCTGAAATTGAAGAAGCGGCCGCATGCGGCACTGCCGCCGTAGCATCGCCTGTAGCTGAAATCGACGACCTCGACACAGGTATAAAGTATGTGGTAAGCAAGGACGGACAGCCCGGGCCTGTCACAACAGCTCTCTACAACCGTCTCCGCGCCATACAGCTCGGCGAAGAGCCCGACGTGCATGGCTGGAATACTATTATTGACTGA